The DNA sequence tgagtgtgtctgtggtaGCGGCGAAAACGTGTCAGCCGTGACTGCTGTAAAAATACACCTCACAGTTGCCCTTCGCATCCCACTGTGCCACGGCTGTTCCGCCGCCCGGCACACCTCCAGCCTTATTCCTCTCCCATAaacctttttattcatttgactGCCTTCTTCCTTTTCACTCTGCCTTACTCCCCCCCGCCTCCACCcctctctgatttcctctctgtgtgtcagTAAAGCCAAGCAAGGGGATGTGGGGGCACTTTCTGCTGGCTCTGCATTATGAGAGGCAGAGTGAGGCTGAGGGACGATGGGATGCGAGCGAGTGAGTGCTAGCAGCAGTTAAGCAACGAGTCTGTGCCAAGAGGTGGAATGCAGCACTGCATTATGAAAGCGGTGGAGGAGAGGTTCAGCACAGGGCAAGACAGCAAGATAAAGCCCATTATATGCTGGATTATTATATTGTAGCATGTTAGTGAGAAGAGTGACCGGCTGCACAGCTGCCCTCTGTGTATTCTAGAAAGCTTTCACCCCAAACATCTACAGTGTCACAGTATTGTGCTGACACAAGATGTTGTCAGGAAGAACCAGTCACACTTAAACATGAGCTCAAATAAAGATCCAGAATTGGCCCGGACTGGTCACCAGACAGGTTTTTTTTATGGGAAACTATGATGTGTAATGTGAAGCAAATgctttcagaataaaataataaaataaggtGATCATGAAGCTATCAAACTGTTTCAGTTCTTTATTTCGCATGTGGTACTGAACTGGTGGAAACAATGTGGGCTCAAAAGCATGTCGACCTGGAATGGTCAGATGGGCAGAAGTACAAAGGGATGTGAGTGTGAGTGGAATCAGGAACGCAATGTGAGGTTGGTTGCAGTggatcagatgaaaacaaagcatagaggactttactttactttgttAATATGCTTGTCTAAGCACAAATACAGGAACGTCAGCGTTTGAGTGGTTgtgggttgttttgttttgttttgtcatgtctCTCCTGAGGTGGTTGAAAGTATCCGGGATACTGATGAAGATGGCACTTTGCATCTTCGGTTGGTGAATGGGTTTTGGATTTCATCTTGGTCACCTAAACAAGCTCATGAGGTGCATGCTGTCAGGATTGTTGTTTCCAGACGGAGCAGTCAGTGATAGTGATGCTGGTCTGCTCATTGCAGCATTTATGCACTTAAGGCTTTTCAGGGAATATCCAGCATAAGACTTAACCCTTGAAGCTAACGCTGACATTTACACACTGTACCCATGAAAACCGAGAAGTTGCTCAGCCAGGAAATAGAGATGTAATGTATTACTGAGTCGAAGCAAAGCATTGTGATTGTGGGACGGAAGAATTTGATGATCCCCCGATTTCTTCAGGAGGGTCTCGAGCTGATCCAGGAGAAGCCGGAGCTTCAGTCTGTGGTgcagcagaagctggaggagatccGCGAGTGCTGGTCCGACCTGGAGACCACGACGAAAGCTAAAGCCCGGCAGCTCTTTGAGAACAACAAGCCGGAGCCGGTGGTCAAGAGCTACTCGGACCTGGACCACCAGCTCTCTCACTTGGAGCAGCAGCCCCCTCAGCTGGAGCAGGCCCACCATCTGCCCACCTTCAATGAGCAGCTCCAAAAATTCCAGGCAAGTCGGACCCCAAGCACTTCATGGATtgtgacacatttattttattatacaaataaaaaacagtaaTGGTTTACAGTAGTGGTTTGCAGTCACATGATAAATATGAGGTCATTATAGTGATAATAGGAAAGTAGAAAACCTGACTGTATTTTAGCACTGAATAACAAacaatatagattttttttatttattgcttacctttttttttccttgttggcTTCATAGTTCTGTTTTCacgttgaaatatttttttctcaagcTGCAAATTAGACATTATCATGTTctaatacatgaaatacatgaTATCAAAGGTTATTGAAACAACTAAAATGTTCATGTAGAACATATATGTTTTCCTATTTATTTCTGTGTTGATCATACCCAGACTTTTAGTAGCGACTAGTTCCTACTAGGACAAGATCAGAATtgagtatatcagagagacagctCTGAAGAGGCAAAGGTCGAGAGGCCAGATGGTGAGGACACACGGAGAGGACAGTCAGTGGAGATTTTGAATGTGTACTCATGGAGAGGAAGATACCTGatagaaggagaagaggaagccagtGAGCACTGGTCTTGGGTGCTGTAAATGAGGAGAGTATAGGTCTAACTCGGGAGGGTTAAGGTGGAGCTACCTTGCTATGAAAGCCAACGATTGGAAGTGTTTTGTCCCTCCTGTAGGCATCTGAAATTCTGCACAGATGGCCTGGCCATCGCAGAACTCTTCACGTAATTTCACCTGAAGAACGTAAACCGAGGAAGTCCCAGTTATTTGTGAAGTAAGGATTGAGAAAGGTTCAAATTCAGAATGGTCCAAATTTTAGATCATCTTTATGTCAAACAATGAGACATGATTTAAACTTCCCTTCGTGCTTTTAATATTTGTTTCCTAAATTTGAAACTAGATCTGTCACATGACCGGCACCATCTTTCTCTGCAGGCGATGGAGTCTCAGATGGGGGACTTTTACAAGGAGGTAGGAGAGCTGGAAGGCTTGCAGGGGGTTTGCATTCCCCAGCAGAATCAGATGgctggagagaaggagggaggggagcaGTCAGCCATGGTGGAGACCCGCATCGTCCGCCTCATTGAGCCTCTGAAGGAGAGGCGCCGCATCCTGCTGGCTTCCAAAGAGATGCACCAAGTCGCACAGGACCTGGAGGATGAGATTGTGAGTGAAAGCGGTTCCATGTTTTGGACACTGAATTTAGATTCCCTGAGTGATCATTGCTGTGTCACAGATGtggatccaggagagactcccAGTGGCCTCCTGCAAGGATTATGGCAATAACCTTCAGAATGTCCAGCAGCATGTGAAGAGGAATCAGGTCAGTAAGGACACTCTCAATAACACGAATCGCAAGCTTGATCTGAAAGACGACGTCTGTGGTTCCGTAGACCCTCCAAAGGGAGCTGACCGGACGGCGAGCACGAGTCGAGGAGGTTTTGGATCGGGCGGGGATAATCGCGTCACTGCGCACCCCCGAGGTTGAGTTTGTGCGTGAAGGGGCTGGTCATGTCAGGCAGCTGTGGGAGGTGTTACAGCTGGAGACGGAGCGGCGGTCTGTGCTGCTGGATGCCACGCTGCAGTCCCAACAGTATTACAGCGACGCTGCCAAGGTGGAGTCCTGGCTGTCGGGCCAGAAGCTGCAGTTGGTCAACGAGGAGAAAGGCAACGTACGTGCAACACTCACAAGCACCTGTGTGTTGGCTCTCACGACTCACTGACCCAGGTGTGGTCACTTGCAGGACGAAGCCAGCACACTGCAGCTGCTAAAATCCCACCTGGCCCTCGAGCAAACAGTAGAGACCTACGCCGAGACAGTGGGCATGTTATCGCAGCAGTGCCAGCGtctgctggagctgggacatccTGAGAGGTGCTTAGAGAAGTTTGGCATATGTACTGTAAATATTACTGCATTCAAGCTATCAACGCAACACCATTATATCGTTTTCAGTGTTCAATAACTCTTGCCTCTGCACCGATCAGTGAGCAGATCACCAAGCAGCAGTCGCACATCGACCGGCTCTACGTGTCCTTGAAGGACATGGTGGAGCACAGGAAGACCAAGCTGGAGCAGCAGTACTGGCTTTACCAGCTCAACAaggatgtggaggagctggagaagtggATCACCGAGAGGGAGGCCATCGCCAGTTCTACCGAGCTGGGTCAGGACCTGGAGGACGTCACGGTCAGCGCTGGCACAGCAgcatgtctttttcaaataaataaatacatttgaaggaTAAAGATGATTTCTATTGAATATAACTGTATATACAAAACAGACATTactgcatttttaaaatgcaaaaatgaaaaaacatttgcGTAAGTTTCATATTTTCCTGCTCTATTTTTGATGTAATTCATtacaaataatgataataatcgtCTATGCAAATAAAGCACAGTCATAGCACGCAACCTTTGTTTCTCAGGGAACAGTTTTCAGTGCACCAACCCAGGTGCACCGCAATATACGATGGGATGTCATAACCAACATCTGTAATGAAGAATTGTAAATGAGATCGTGAATTCAATGAGAATTGAAAAATTCATCTGACAAAACTTCAGAACTCAAGCACAACAAGACTAAATGCAAAGAATAAGCTTTTTATTGTACACAGATACAACTTAAATTTCATAATTCTGAGATCAAATATGAAATGTTTCAAACAAATTTGAAACCTATAGTTCATTACTTTTTTTcgtcctttttttaaatatgtgtaaGCTTCTCATTACCACGCATGTAGTCTGGACCTATATTTACCTATAGATATTGGTGATGCCGTATTGCCTGAGGGACCTTCTCAAGTTGGttgacaagaaaataaaaataatatactgTAGATATCAGTGCAATAAATGTTCACATTTATATGCTATACAATGTGCTATttgaatgagaaatgaatgcatGGTTGTGTCTTTTATTGCTGTCAATTTTAGTGAAGAATGGTTGTGGGACTGTCTTTGTTTTGCAGGTGCTCCAAGAGAAGTTCACCAAGTTCGCCTCGGAAACCAATGGCATCGGCCAGCAGCGGATGGAGCAGGTGAACAAAATGGTGAACGAGATGATCGACTGCGGACATTCGGACGCCGCAACGATCGCAGAGTGGAAAGACGGTTTGAATGAGTCCTGGGCCgacctgctggagctgatggagaccCGAAGACAGATGTTGGCAGCATCACACCAGCTTCACAAGTTCTTCACCGACTGCAAAGAGGTGATTTACTTATTTTGGATGTCAGGTATGCCGGGCTCACCGTTGTCAGTCAGCAGGTAGACGGTCTGGCAGTGACGCGCCGCAGCTATTTTTAAAGCGTGATGACGACGCTGTCCTGTGTTGTAGGTCTTGGCTCAGATCGCGGGGAAGATGAAGCAGCTGCCAGAGGTGAGGGCCTGCCAAGCCAACATCACCAAtccagccaccctgcagagaCTCATGCACTCCTTTGAGCACGCCCTTCAACTCCTAGTAGCACAGGTGAGTGAAGTGACTTTCAAAACACAGcactttctctttcatttttgtaacatatttcacacacactttcagaaCTAGTAATATACAAACAGCACTGTGTTCTAAGTGAGTTCATAATGTTTTGACCAGTTGACCTCTGATGTGTTATTGTGGTATGAGAACCGAGTTCATTGTATCATTCTGCAGGTCCGGCAGCTTCAGGAGAACGCAGCACAGCTGAGGACCATCTACGCCGGAGAAAAGGCAGAAGCCATTATGGTtaaggaacaggaagtgatggacGCCTGGAAGGAGCTTCTGAGCTCCTGCGAGGCCAGTCGGGTCCAACTGACATCAGTGACCGACAAGGTCCAGTTCTTCTCTGTGGTGCGGGAAAACCTAATGTGGATGGAAGGGATCATGGGCCAGATGGTGTGGGACGAGCCCAGGCAAGACCTTCATCATTTCCTTGTTGCCAGTGCAGTTTAAGCACATTCAATTACCATTCAACGCTGGCTGGAGCTGGAAGTCTCCAGGCTCATGTTCTTGTCCCGGTGGACAGACTTTCATTACTGTATCTGTAGAAGTGGGCTGCTGGTTCCCCTTGACCTACTTTCTCATGCATTATTTCCCAATTTCATGCAACCAATGGCTACATttactgctgtatttatttatatatttctcaAGCTGTTAGAGGTCCACGTTTGgcttaaaacaaaacacagctggtGTTATACATTCTTCTGAATAAACATGAGACAAATATGCAGATATCACATGCTGTATTcaataccatatatatatatatatatatatatatatatatatatatatatatatatatatatatatatatatatatatatataaattattgtgctgcatattttatttcatgttaaatATTCCTTGTGTAATTGGTGGAAAGATGAGTGAGTGAGATTAGGTGTAAGTAATGTTACGTTGCAGccttttccttcttttattCAACAACATTAATCTCAACTGAACTGTCTGTGACAGGGACCTGACGGCCCTGGAGGTGCAGATGAAGCATCATCAGGAAATGAAAGCCAAAATAGACGGGCGTGCCAAGACTATACAGCAGTGTGCGGATTTGGGGAAGATCCTGATCGCGGCCGGCAATCCTGCATCAGAAGAGGTGAGAAAAACTCACCGCGTTTGATTTTGGAAATAGCTTTAGCTATTAGTCCAGAATTTAAATTGGATCAGATGTGActgcagatcatcctcctccatctccccctgtcctctgcttcctcttctctcaaacctacaaacctcatgtcctccttcaccacctccataaacctcctctttggccttcctctccaccttctgtctggcagttccaacctcaacatcttcctaccaatgtactggctctctctcctctgtacatgtccaaaccatctccatctagcctctctgacttggcctcctaaacacctgagcacatgtcctgtccctctgatctactgcttcctgatcctatccatcctgctgactcagaacctcagcatcttcatctctgctacctccagctctgcctcctgtcttttcctcagtgccactgtttccaaaccacacaacattgctggcctgaccaccctcttgtacaccttccctttcatccttgccgacactcttttgtcacacctgacttttctccaatgattccatcctgcctgcacccgcttcttcacctctttctcacactctccatcaccctggacagttgagcctaagtacttaagaaccacttggctccctctcattcacacacgtattccgtcttactgcggctaaccttcattcctcgaAAAGCATCCGTATTTCctcaaaatatcattttttgttttgcactctTCTATCAAGGaattccaacatttttttttttgttatgaaagTAGTGGTAGTGTGATATGTGAGAAGCTGTGAGTCAAACTAACATGGACGAGGCCTCAAACATGGGATATCGCATGACAGATATTGTTAGCTCATCGACTTCTACTGTAGCAGGATGATAAAGGGTGGCGTGTGTTACAGATAAAAGAAAAGCTGGACAGCCTTTTGGCCAAGCAGAAGGACGTGATCGAGAAATGGGACAAACACCAGGATCGGTTACAGCACAGTAAGTGGCTCGACTCAACCCCAGCCTAACATGCATTCTTGTTCTGACGTGAAAGAGCTCCTAATTCTGATGGTAGTAACCAGAATGTTGGTCTTCTACCTCCAGAGCAGGAGAGTTTCCAGTTCGCCCAGGAGACGGTGAAGGCCGAGGCCTGGCTGAAGGCTAAGGAGCCGCTGATCGCCTCCAAGGAGCCATCGGGAGGAGAGGCCCGGGCTCAAACTGACGAGGTTGAGCAGCTCATCCTTCGCCACGAGGCCTTCCGCAAGGCTGCTGTAACCTGGAAAGAACGCTTCAGCTCCCTCCGCCAGCTTTCTGCAGTAAGCTTTAGTGTGGACAAACTATTTGGGCGCTCACACTTTAGTAATGGGGCAAGCAggcgttgtgtttttttttacatttagaaGTCGATAGCTCATGAGTTGAATCCTACTTGTTTTAAGGgcttgtacaaatgcagcagaaCAGACACTGATACAATAACATTCACCATATATAGGTCATCCACATTTCAGTTGTAAAGATGATGAAACATCAGAGAGATAGAAGCATGAAAGGAGTGGCTTGCAAGTATTACACTTCCTTGTATTTCAAGTGTCTTTTAAACGTCATGGAATGTGGAGCGGAAAGGTGAACTAGATATCAATCTTTGTTGTCTAAAACAAGTGTTATTGTAAGGAGGTTGAGATATTTGAATGCTAGCTCTCCCACCATTCCAGCCGTCATTCGCTCAcgctgctcctcatctgcatCACAAGTGGTTTAATGGACTTTTGCAGGCGTTTAATGTCTCTTTCTGCTCTGAAGTATTCTTCTTAATTCTGCCTTTCAGGccgagaagaagaaagaggaggataAAAAGACGACACCGCTCTCCAGCAGGAGGATGTTCCCTCTTTCGTGTCTGACTCCCAGCATTCCCTCCACCAGTTCCTCCTTCCTGAGGCAGACGGCACACATGGAGCCCAAACCCTTACAAAGTAGTCTGGATCTGGGCGCTACACCTGCAACGCAGAGATTGTCATCCTTTATGAGCTACAACCCGGTCCTGAACGGGTCAGGCTATCACGGACTGGAGCAACAGGGCAGCGGGAAGCTGATGAGCTCCTCCTACCTGGGGATGAACCATCAGGTCTCCGGAGCTGGGAGCGACTCGGGTTTTTCGGCGCTCACGTCCCAGAGCGCCGGCGCGGACTCTTCTTTCCTTGGGATAAACCATCAAACGGTGGGCAGTGCGGACAGCTCCGGCTACTTCGGGGTGAGCTCTGGCCTCTCGATGCAAAACCAGCCCGGCAGCAGCAGGTTAGGGAGTTCAGGGAACTTGGCGCATCAGCAAAGCAGCGGGAGCTTAGGAAGCCCTGGATACCTTCCTCAACACAACATGGGAAGTTCCGGATACTTGGCACAGACACAAAATATGGGAAGCTCTGGGTATTTACCACAATCACAAAACATGGGTAGTTCGGGATACTTGGGTCAGCAGCCTAATTTAGGGAGTTCGGGATATTTGGCACAACAGCCTAACATGGGCAGTTCGGGGTATTTGGCACAGAATTATCAGACTAGCGGTGGGATGGGAAGTTCTGGCTATCTGGCACAAAATCATTACAGCAGTGGGAGCCTGGGGAGTTCGGGCTTCCTCGCACAGAGCGGGGGCATCATGGACCCCAAAATGGCGTACGCCTGGCAGCACCTGAAGGCGGACTTCATGCAACCGCGGATCAACCACATCCACAAGGCCGTGAACCCGCTCCTGGAGGCCAGTCGGATCCAGCGGGAGCAGTACGGGGACATCCCAATGGCGGACATGATGGGGCCAGAGTCGGGACTGGACCTCCTCCACGGGCGGCTCCAGAGGGACCCACGGGGCAGTCGCTCCGACCCTCAGATGGACCACCTGAGGCGCGAGCGGGAATATAAACTTGGCAGGCAGACGTCCAGCGAGCAGGAGATCCAGGCCCGGCTGAACGAGCTGCCCATGATCGTGCGGCAGGAGCGCTACAGGAGACGCCTGGAGAGGCAGTCGTCCAGCGAGCAGGAGGGCAGCGGCAAGCAGAGGATCCAGAGgcaagactccagtgatctggaGGGGTCGGCGAAGGAGGGCTCCGACAAGCGCTCAGGGTAGGTACCGGGGCAGGAATCGTGTGATGAATATGCTGTGACACACTCTGGTGCGACTACAGGGAGAAGAGATCCACCATGGCAGAGATCGTTGAGCAAGTCCAGGAGAGAGAAGCAGCACATGTAAGGCCCATGATTTCACCCTAGAGGGACGATTCACGCCGCTATCAGAAGACACATGTCAACACTCTGCTCTCTCAGGCTCGAGGAGAACCCTACAGGCCTCCCAGCAGCCTCTCTGCACCAGTGACACGTTTCGACGGTCGCCCCCGAGCTCGCGATCGGCCCAAGCCCAGGAGAAGGCCCCGCCCCAAGGAGCCGGAGGAAACGCGGCGCTCGCGCTCCGCCCCAGCCACCGGTGCCCCCACAACACCTCAGCCACCTTCACACACTGCCCATAACGAAGGCTTCCTCTATCGCAAGAAGGCCACCACCTCTGACCTCGAGGCTCAGCAGAGAAGCCCCAACAGGTGAGACACAGACAGCTCTCATTTCGTTCGTTCACAAGGTTGGAATCTCACCGTGTGTTGTATCTGCTGCAGTGGAAAGTCGTGGGTGAACGTTTACTGTGTACTCAAAGAAGGACTGCTGACCTTCTACAAGGACGCGAGGAACCACGCCACGACATATAACGCAGAACCTCCTGTTGACCTTAGTAACTGCTCGTTCGACCCCTCCATGGgatacaagaagaagaaaaacgtCTTCATTCTGCAGTGAGTggaatgatgatgattattacgCCTTAATCTGAAGCGACACGCTCCACATGGcatgacctttttttttgtctcctaaACAGATTAAACGATGGGAACAACTTTGTGTTCCATGCAAAAGACGAGGTAAGAACTCCACAACATGATGATGTACAGTAGCTTGTGACAGTGATGTTGGCAAAAACAGGAAATCAAAATGGTGGCTGCTCTGACGGTGCTAAAAAGACAAATAGTCTTGGGACAAAACtgtcatcatttttcttttgttatttcccccccccaaaaaaacttcCTCCATTTTGTTGCCCTGTCACACACTAGGCTCATTATGGCTGGTGCATCCTGTTCCGTTCGGATCATCTTTTCTGCCACCACTTCCTAATACTCACTTATTTCACTTGTTACCCCCcctaaaaaaaacgcaaaagtTCTGTTAGAAAAGAGACCCATGCAACCCaagtatgaaaaataaatcagacatTTATTCTGAgcatatcattttttttagttGTAGAATTGTTGCCTTTATAAAGAGTGACAACTGTTGAAGTACATTATGGACCTTGTCTTAGAAGTGAGAATGTTTATGACAGGTACGATTGTGAGCTGTTCCCATTGTCTCTATCCTCAGGAGGATCTGAAGGCCTGGACTTCCAACATCACCATGTGTATATCCGAGCACGATTCCATGGCTAAGTGGGACAAGCCGGGCACTTCCTCCATGGACGCTGACCGCTCCGAGCGCAAGGAGAAGTCGGAGGGAGACGCCGACGCCAGGTCAGAACCTTCCGAGCCGGCCGAAGGAGAGGAGCGGTCGGAGAAGGAGCGGTCGGAGAAAGGCGAGGGCTCCGAGAAGCTAGACACATCAGAGATCGCCGACAGGGTGGAAGGCGGGGCAGGGGGCTCCAGCACCTCCGGTAGAAGCAAATGAGGGTCCGTCTGCGTTGGGACTGACTCGCACCTGAGGGGGAGGTGAGCGGGAGGCAAGGATGGAGAGCATGTACAGCCGCAGAACAACTGTGACAGACTCATCTCTCGGCCCCTCCCCTTCACCTGGGCAATACATCAATGCTTGCattgcgccacctgctggtaaGTCAGAGTCGCACTCTGGCCGACAGACGGTCCCAGGAATTCTCCACCACCATCGTCGATCGTTTAACCTCCGAATCAcggcatctctctctctctatgtaTCTTGACTGAAAATGCAACATCCCTGCGGACGAGCGGTGAATGAAGCGTTTCACtcgatttagaaaaaaaaacaactttttttgaagcaatatattttttttatttatcctcTTTGATCAAGAGAGAAAAGGAGGAAACAGAGATTCACATGAGCTTACTGGGCACATCTGTATACTTCTCATCGTACCGgcatttaacctcccaccacaTGGCTAGATTATAACGTGTTATTATACTGGAATGCTGGTGTGATGCACCCGACGTCATCGGTGTCGACAAACACACTTTTCTACCGATAATTTCCGTTGATATTATGATTTGACCAAATGAAACGTGACGCGTGTTGAGTAACACTGAGCCTATACGACACAATGCCTTTGTAtacaaaatcaaaacattgcATGAAGTTAGTCAGTTAGTGCAACTCGCCTTTGTTTGGGACTCGGTCGGACTGGAAATGCAATAATCGGATGTGAGTGAGGAGACGTGTCTCCGTCATGGTCCACTTCCCCAACATCCAGAGGTAAGTTTGGCACAAAGACAGCATGTTTCTGTTGAGTTGTTCTGCATTGTCACTGCTGGTTCTTTTTCACAGACTTAGAAAAGTTAGCGCCCCCTATCCCTCCACTGCCCCCTAAAGTCTAAACTGATATGGATCAATCGCCCGAGGCAAGTCTATATGTATATACTATCTTTGTATGTGAACCCATAAACCCTGAGGTCCATACTGACAATACTGGAAATTCAAACATTTGTATGAATCCACGTGACGCAGTCATCTCTCCAatatattattacattacaaatgaaaatatgcAAATTAGGAATAAATAATAGCATATCTAAGTACACTGATATATAGTTGTATTAAACACCAGGGAAGAGCAGCAGGACATACGGCGAGTatgcttgttgttatttttgtatGCCGATATTTATTCCGATTCAGGAG is a window from the Synchiropus splendidus isolate RoL2022-P1 chromosome 17, RoL_Sspl_1.0, whole genome shotgun sequence genome containing:
- the sptbn4a gene encoding spectrin beta chain, non-erythrocytic 4, which produces MLMARDTARDEAQKLHRKWLKHQAFMAELARNKEWLAKIEQEGLELIQEKPELQSVVQQKLEEIRECWSDLETTTKAKARQLFENNKPEPVVKSYSDLDHQLSHLEQQPPQLEQAHHLPTFNEQLQKFQAMESQMGDFYKEVGELEGLQGVCIPQQNQMAGEKEGGEQSAMVETRIVRLIEPLKERRRILLASKEMHQVAQDLEDEIMWIQERLPVASCKDYGNNLQNVQQHVKRNQTLQRELTGRRARVEEVLDRAGIIASLRTPEVEFVREGAGHVRQLWEVLQLETERRSVLLDATLQSQQYYSDAAKVESWLSGQKLQLVNEEKGNDEASTLQLLKSHLALEQTVETYAETVGMLSQQCQRLLELGHPESEQITKQQSHIDRLYVSLKDMVEHRKTKLEQQYWLYQLNKDVEELEKWITEREAIASSTELGQDLEDVTVLQEKFTKFASETNGIGQQRMEQVNKMVNEMIDCGHSDAATIAEWKDGLNESWADLLELMETRRQMLAASHQLHKFFTDCKEVLAQIAGKMKQLPEVRACQANITNPATLQRLMHSFEHALQLLVAQVRQLQENAAQLRTIYAGEKAEAIMVKEQEVMDAWKELLSSCEASRVQLTSVTDKVQFFSVVRENLMWMEGIMGQMVWDEPRDLTALEVQMKHHQEMKAKIDGRAKTIQQCADLGKILIAAGNPASEEIKEKLDSLLAKQKDVIEKWDKHQDRLQHKQESFQFAQETVKAEAWLKAKEPLIASKEPSGGEARAQTDEVEQLILRHEAFRKAAVTWKERFSSLRQLSAAEKKKEEDKKTTPLSSRRMFPLSCLTPSIPSTSSSFLRQTAHMEPKPLQSSLDLGATPATQRLSSFMSYNPVLNGSGYHGLEQQGSGKLMSSSYLGMNHQVSGAGSDSGFSALTSQSAGADSSFLGINHQTVGSADSSGYFGVSSGLSMQNQPGSSRLGSSGNLAHQQSSGSLGSPGYLPQHNMGSSGYLAQTQNMGSSGYLPQSQNMGSSGYLGQQPNLGSSGYLAQQPNMGSSGYLAQNYQTSGGMGSSGYLAQNHYSSGSLGSSGFLAQSGGIMDPKMAYAWQHLKADFMQPRINHIHKAVNPLLEASRIQREQYGDIPMADMMGPESGLDLLHGRLQRDPRGSRSDPQMDHLRREREYKLGRQTSSEQEIQARLNELPMIVRQERYRRRLERQSSSEQEGSGKQRIQRQDSSDLEGSAKEGSDKRSGEKRSTMAEIVEQVQEREAAHARGEPYRPPSSLSAPVTRFDGRPRARDRPKPRRRPRPKEPEETRRSRSAPATGAPTTPQPPSHTAHNEGFLYRKKATTSDLEAQQRSPNSGKSWVNVYCVLKEGLLTFYKDARNHATTYNAEPPVDLSNCSFDPSMGYKKKKNVFILQLNDGNNFVFHAKDEEDLKAWTSNITMCISEHDSMAKWDKPGTSSMDADRSERKEKSEGDADARSEPSEPAEGEERSEKERSEKGEGSEKLDTSEIADRVEGGAGGSSTSGRSK